The stretch of DNA agaggaccTGCGCTCAGGAGGGAGCGTGGTCTAGTGGCGGGAACCACGGGTCCCGCAGCGGGCGTGGCCGACTGTGCGGGAGGCCCCGGATCCACCGTGGGCGAGGCCAGGCCCCAGCCCCATCAGGGCGCAGGGTGCGCAGCCAGGTGGCGCTCCAGCAGCGCGCGGTGCGAGAAGACCTTGCCGCAGGCGGGGCAGGGCGCGCGCTCGGGCCGGTGAGTGCGCATGTGCACGTTGAGCGAGCTCTTCTGCGTGAAGCGCTTGGCGCAGACGGCGCACTGGAAGGCGCGCACGCCGGTGTGCGTGACCATGTGTTTGAGCAGGTAGTCGCGTAGAGAGAAGGATCGCCAGCACACGGCGCACTGGTGCGGCTTCTCCCCTGCGGACGACAGGGCGGGCCGCGAACGCAAGTCAGACTCTACagctccccgcccccaccccaccccacccccaccctgggcTCCTGGACCTAGCAggggctcccctcccctcccgaaCCACCACCCCGGGATCCCTTGCCTATCAGAGAACCCTCCCCTCACTATGGGATCTTCCTGCCCAGCAGGGACACCCCCTCCTCTCCAGGACCTCCCTTCACGTTGGGACTTTCCTGCCCAACAGGGATCCTCATACACTGTGAGGTACCTCTCTCCCATCCCTTCCTGGCAGGGACCCCCTTTCTGTTATCCTGGGATATCACTGTGACAGGGCACCCCTAAATCCAGCAAGCACGCTGTCTGCAAGGAACCCAGCCTGTCTGGAACATCTGTTGGCCATCTGGACTGCCCACTGGGATCTCCCTCTACCCTCAGGTACCCTCCCCCTCAACCCCTACCCACCCGGCACAGGGAGACACTGGGACCTGGCCCCCCTCGCCTATGCCCATAGAGTCCCCTAAACTCAGTCTGACAAGGCCGGTGCCCTTTCATAAGGAGGGACCTGGGCACATCTGCCACCTTCCTGCAGGAACCCCCAGTTGCCCAGAACCCCTGCCCGCTGGCCACTATAATGTCCTTGGTGTGATAGAGAGAGCTCCTCATTCTGGGttaggggaggggaggcaggctGAGTCCACCCCTAGATTCATCAGATGTTAACAAAATGCCTgtctcagccaggcgtggtggctcacacctgtaatcccagcactttgggaggccaaggcaggcagatcgcttgaggccaggagttcgagaccaacgtggtgaaaccccatctctactaaaaatacaaaaaatagccgggtgtggtggtgcacgcctgtaatcccagctacttgggagactgaggcacaagaatcacttgaacccaggaggcagaggttgcagtgagccgagatcacaccactgcactccagcctgggcaacagagggagactcggtctcaaaaacaattaaaaaaaaaaaaccctatctcAGTGGCACGGGACTGAAAGGCAGTGCCTGCCAGAGGGTACCCCAGAATAACCTGGCCCAGGCACCTGGCTCAGATCACACACTTCACACAGCCAGCCCTACCTTGGGGCCTCTGGCAGTTCCCTGGAGACTAATCACCCAACTCCCTTATTCCCAGGCCCCTGGCTTCTCCCAGGGCAGCCAGAGGTGATTTTAAACTGACATCTCAGTCACTCCCCAGCTTAGAACACCATGGCTTCCCCACCACTCACAGTCAAATCCCAAGTTCCAGCCCCTGCAGAAACCCCCTCACTATCACTGTGGCCTTCCAGccaaatttttgctttttctgacAATGCTCAGCAGGCTTctgctttccattcctttgtCCTCCATCTCAGAGCCCCCAGGGAGCATCCTCACCACATTCCCCAGTACCATCCTCCCACTCTTTACCTCTCCTGCAGCACTGCAGAGCCGCCTCCCTGACACGGCCAAGGTCCGAGGGAACCTCCCCACAGCTTTTCGGGGTCCTCTGCAGCTGTGGAGTCCCCACACTACCTATGTTTTCCTACTCCTGCCCCAGTCTCAGGAGTTCCTGGGGCCTTCATCCCACCACCTCTGAGGGCTTTCTACCCCTGGGCCTGTAAACCCATCCTCCCTTGCTGCCAGCCTATAACGGGACAGCTGGAAACCAGAGACACAGGAGGCTCCCTGGAGCATAGTTTCCCAACCTGCCAGGACCCCCTGCCAAGGCTCCATCCCCATCATGTGCATCCCAGGCTGCTCAAGTTTCCACCACCACCCTTCCAAAGGCCAGGACAGGCTCCTGCTTCCCTACCCAGCCTCAGGATCCCCCTCCACAGAAGCCAGTGCCTGCTGCTCCACAGAGTGGGGCTTTCCCCTCCCCCACATACCTTGCACTTGGGGGAAGGCTCAATCTCCAGGCCCCCTGCTACCCAAAAGTAACTGAACAGTGCCAGTGCCCTGAAACTAGTGCTCAATTCCCACTCAGGTTTAACTCTCCGATGAGAGAttgctccctctcctcccccGCCCTGGCTCACCCGAGTGGATGAACATGTGCTTGGTGTAGTTTTTCCGGGAGCTGAACGTCTTGCGACAGTGGCTGCACTCATAGGTAGGTGGCTCAGCACCTGGGGTGCGAGCAGGGGTGCCTGAGGGGGCCGTGGTGGGAGCAGCAGAGGGAGCCGGGGCCTCCCCCAGCTGAGTACTGGGGGCTGCCTCGGGCTGGAGTGTGGGGTAGAAGGCGGGTGGGGGCGCAGGGGCTGGCCCCGATGGTGCTGAAGGGGCacccaagtgaaaggggaagagTGCAACGGGCGGCCCTGGGGTCTTCACACCAGGCGGGCGGGGTCCAGACAGTATGCAGTCGGGCTGGACAGGGGTCTCAGTGGGACAGCCTTCGGGCACAGCGCCATCCTCATCGTGCCAAGTGGATACATAGCTGTCTGGAAATACGTCCTCAGCTGACCCAGCTCCCCGAAGAAAATCCCTCCCGGCACCACTGTAGTCAGCGAGGCCAGTGGGTGCAGGGGGCTCCTCGCACGCGCTGTCAGCAGTAGCAGTGAGGAAGCCAGCAGCACAGTCTGGGAAGGAAGGAGGTGCCTGGCCCTCACCTGGGCCGCCACCTTCGCCATCCTCGCCATCGGTCTCATCGTCACTTTCCTCGTCATCCTCATCACCTCGGTCATCAGGGGCCGCGGACAGTGAGGGGTCAGCATCAGGCCCTTCAGCCTTGGCAGGTGTTGGGGGTGCGGGCAGCTGCAAACGCGCGGGCTGGCGCTGCTTACGGCTGTGTGCAGCACCGGGGTGCCCCGGGGGACGTGCAGCCAGCAGGTGGCGCAGGCGGTGACGCAGCTGCGCAGGTGCGAGTGGCGGGGGCACAGGGGTGGGCAGGGGCGTGGGCGCAGAGGTGCCCGGGGCTCGAGCGCGGGCGATAATCTGCGTGCATTCGTCGATAACTGTCTGTATGCGAAGCACCGACGCGGCTGTGAGCACCTGCAGGGCTTCACCCTGCGCCACAACGAGCGAACCGCTGTACAGGAACTCTACCAGCTGTCGCACTGTCTGCGCGGGCACCACCGGAGGCACACGGATCTCAGAGTGGCCGAGCAGCAGCTTGTCTTGGAAGAAGGGTGAGCCGGCCGCCAGCACGCAGCGGTGGGCACGCAGCGAAGCTTCACGAATGCGCACAGTCACGTCACAGAAGTGTCCCCCAAGCCTCTGCCCATTGAGGGTCTCAAGCAGAGAGCGTGAGAAGTTCTGCAGGTGTATGTGATGCACAGCCTCTGCAGCCGCCATCTGCACAGAACAAGAGGAGGGCAGGGAGAGGTCAACTGAGGACCCCCATCTGTCCCAACATCCCTGTCCCCTCACCCCTTGTTGCAGGACAGGGCTCGAGTGCACCACACTCCAAGGCGCGCTAACCCATCCCTCCCCAGCTGCCCTTCACAGTCCCCATTCCCAACACAGGACACTCCAGTACTCCCTCCTCCCCCTACCTCAGACCTGGCCAGGCCGTCTACAGCCCCCCATTAACGCTGCAAACCCTAGCACACCCCTAGGAGAGGGTGTTGGCCTCAATCACTGCTCCCGAAAAGGTTCAGGCCTTGGCCTACTCTATGTtgactcacccacccaccccaccccaactccAATAACACTAAGCCTCCCCATGTGCCCCTCCAAGAGGGCAGCCCGGTGTGTAGAAGAGGCCAGGGACCCCCATCCCAACTGGCTAACCTGCCTCACCCCGAGTAGACCTTGCTCTCTACCCAGCTAGCTTCCACTCCTCCTCCACCCCTGCTGACAGCTCCTTTTGGTTTCCTTTAGCCACATCCCCCCAGTATGAGACCCTGTGCATAGGCAGGATTGCTGCCTCAGAACCAGGTCACCTTAACTAGTATATACAGAGGCTCTCGCAGGAGTGGGGTGGCATGACCTGCTTCCTGGGCAGGGTGGTTCTGGGTGTACCTAGTCACTAAGGGCTGAGGGTAAAAGGTTGGGCAGTACCTTGGGAGATGCCCCAGGGAAACCAGTACATGCTCCCTGGCAGCCCCTAGCATAGCGAGCAGGGAGGTGGCTCCTGCAGCCCCAGCTTCTTGCCATCTCGATGGGGCCTGTGAGGCCCAGGGTGTGGGTGTggcacagagaggggaagtgTGGATTGAGCAGGGGTGTGTGACTGGATAGCTGCCCATGGAGCAAGCGGGGACACGGCCCAACATCAGGAACCAGAAAGGGGAGGGGGTAGTCCTCAGAGGACTCTGGAATCTGAGGAGTTCTGCTACTCCATCAAGCAGGTGAACCGTGACCCTTCGGCCTGTTTCCCCTTCTATCAAACAAGGGATGAGATACTCGGCTCATCCCGCACCCAGACTGCACACACCTCCAGTCTAAGGGAGGAGGGTAGGAGCTCTGGACTCTGACTTCCGTATAGGCTCCACCAGCTTGTCTCTCCCTTGGAGTCACAAAGCCCCAGGGTGGGCTCGGCTTGATGCTGCCCCTACACCCTCGGGCTCTACTGGGGTCTCAAGATTCAACCCCTCCGACTCCTTATGCCCAATCCGCCGTCCCTTTGCTCAGCCAGACGCCTCCCTTTTTTGTATGCCCCACATTTGACCCTCAGACCACTTCGAGCACCTCCACTGCCCCGTTCCCGCTGTCCTGGACGGATGAAGAAACCTGGCTGGTGTCTCTGCGCCCCTCGCCTCCCCTTCTGTTCCCCACACGGCAGCCAGAGGGAGCTTTTCCAGACTACGGATCCGGATACACCACCCCGCTCCCTGGCCCCGTTCTGAGCCTTCTGTGCAATACCTCAAAAAAGCCAGGCCTGTGCCCGCGCAAAGGCTAACTCAGCAAGCAGCACCGCCCCATCTGTATTCACCTAGCACCTGAAAGGCTTCTAATCTGTCCGGCCGATGGGGACGGAAACTTGCGCATCGACCCGagagacttgaaccttcctttcccgCCCCGCCCCGCGGCGGGCTCCATTCCTCAGTCCCGACGCCAAAAGGCCGGCCTGGACACTTCAGAACAAAGGCCTGCACTCGAGACCCGGCGCCCAGGCCAGCTTCCCGGGTCCGGCGCCGCACACTCCCGCCACGCCTTCGCCGCGCCGTGTGCTTTACTCCGAGCGCGTTCTCCCATACTCTGCTCCAT from Gorilla gorilla gorilla isolate KB3781 chromosome 20, NHGRI_mGorGor1-v2.1_pri, whole genome shotgun sequence encodes:
- the ZBTB45 gene encoding zinc finger and BTB domain-containing protein 45; this translates as MAAAEAVHHIHLQNFSRSLLETLNGQRLGGHFCDVTVRIREASLRAHRCVLAAGSPFFQDKLLLGHSEIRVPPVVPAQTVRQLVEFLYSGSLVVAQGEALQVLTAASVLRIQTVIDECTQIIARARAPGTSAPTPLPTPVPPPLAPAQLRHRLRHLLAARPPGHPGAAHSRKQRQPARLQLPAPPTPAKAEGPDADPSLSAAPDDRGDEDDEESDDETDGEDGEGGGPGEGQAPPSFPDCAAGFLTATADSACEEPPAPTGLADYSGAGRDFLRGAGSAEDVFPDSYVSTWHDEDGAVPEGCPTETPVQPDCILSGPRPPGVKTPGPPVALFPFHLGAPSAPSGPAPAPPPAFYPTLQPEAAPSTQLGEAPAPSAAPTTAPSGTPARTPGAEPPTYECSHCRKTFSSRKNYTKHMFIHSGEKPHQCAVCWRSFSLRDYLLKHMVTHTGVRAFQCAVCAKRFTQKSSLNVHMRTHRPERAPCPACGKVFSHRALLERHLAAHPAP